The Desulfomonilia bacterium DNA segment GATGAAGCAGTCTGAAAAATTTTCCGGCCGAAGGCTCTACCTGGCCTCGTTCATATCGAGATATGGTCTGCTGCTTTAAGCCCGATAATTCCGCCGCCTTTTTCTGCGTAAGTGAGGCCTTTTCCCTTGCCATGCGCAAGGTCACGGCAGCCTGCAAAAGCGGGTCGATGTTGATGCGCTCAATGATATCGGCCTTTTTCGGCTTATATTCGGCGGCGTTAAAATAGTTTTCAAGATTATCATCAAGAACAGAGCGAATGACTCCATTAAGAGCATCGGTTATCATGGCCCGGGCTTCTTCCAGGGTATCACCCTGAGAAAACACGCCTTCAACCTCACGGCAGAACACATAATATCCGCCGTCCTTTTCTTTTCTGAATACCGCTGTCGGCTCAAATATTTGCATATCCTCTCTCCTTATGGCAGCTTGAAGCCTGTCTGCTTTGATATGGCTTTCATAATATTAAATGCTTCAGGCCTTGTTATTTCCGCGCCTTGCTTTGTCGCGCTTCGGGTCGCGACGCTCCGACGTACGTCAATGTACGCCTGCGCGCCTCAACCCTAGCGCTTCGCGCAATCCATCGAAAATTCCCTCGGCCCCAATAATCCCCCAAAAAGTCCACTCAGAATTTTGTATGGGGGGGTAGTATTACTTTTAATCTTCTAACCATTTGATTATAGCTGACACTTGCTTATGAACCTGATTGCTATCACCCCTTAATTGGCATTCCCAAACAATTTTTACCCTCCATCCAAGCTTCCGTATTTC contains these protein-coding regions:
- a CDS encoding type II toxin-antitoxin system HicB family antitoxin; this encodes MQIFEPTAVFRKEKDGGYYVFCREVEGVFSQGDTLEEARAMITDALNGVIRSVLDDNLENYFNAAEYKPKKADIIERINIDPLLQAAVTLRMAREKASLTQKKAAELSGLKQQTISRYERGQVEPSAGKFFRLLHLYAA